The following proteins come from a genomic window of Terribacillus aidingensis:
- a CDS encoding isoprenyl transferase, whose product MIKLPFFNRKRRIELQPSTLKLENIPEHVAIIMDGNGRWAKKRGLPRIAGHKEGMTTVRRIVKAANRIDVKVLTLYAFSKENWKRPQAEVDFLMKLPKEFLTTYLPELIEENVKVQTIGDLDGLPSFTREAVKEAMEQTKHNDGLILNFALNYGGRYELVHAVQNMMQDISDKKLQMEDIDESCISRYLYTEKLADPDLIIRTSGEHRLSNFLLWQSAYSELWFTEVLWPDFDELLFEQAVSDFQNRKRRYGGI is encoded by the coding sequence ATGATTAAACTTCCTTTTTTCAATAGGAAAAGAAGAATAGAGTTACAGCCGTCGACACTGAAGCTTGAGAATATCCCGGAACATGTGGCCATTATCATGGATGGAAATGGACGCTGGGCGAAAAAGCGCGGACTTCCCCGGATCGCTGGACACAAGGAAGGGATGACAACTGTCCGGCGGATTGTAAAGGCTGCAAACAGGATCGATGTGAAGGTACTTACACTATATGCCTTTTCCAAAGAAAACTGGAAACGGCCGCAGGCGGAAGTGGACTTTTTGATGAAGCTCCCAAAGGAGTTTCTTACAACTTACTTGCCTGAGCTTATCGAAGAGAACGTTAAAGTACAGACTATAGGGGATCTGGACGGTTTACCTTCCTTCACTAGGGAAGCAGTCAAGGAAGCGATGGAGCAGACGAAGCACAATGACGGTCTTATCCTGAACTTCGCATTGAATTATGGCGGACGGTATGAGCTTGTTCATGCTGTGCAAAATATGATGCAGGATATATCTGACAAGAAGCTGCAAATGGAAGATATCGATGAGTCATGTATCTCCCGCTACTTATATACTGAAAAATTAGCAGACCCGGATTTGATAATCCGTACAAGCGGCGAGCATCGGTTAAGCAATTTTCTGCTTTGGCAGAGCGCTTATTCAGAGCTATGGTTCACGGAAGTATTGTGGCCTGATTTCGATGAATTGCTGTTCGAACAGGCAGTCAGTGATTTCCAGAACAGAAAACGGCGCTATGGCGGTATTTGA
- the frr gene encoding ribosome recycling factor: MSTAIISDAKSKMAHAVQAFSRQLATVRAGRANPSLLDSVYADYYGASTPLNQLASITAPEARMLVITPYDKTAISDIEKAIQKADLGLSPSSDGNVIRLSIPALTEERRKDLVKVVSKYLEEAKVQIRNIRRDSNDQLKKAEKNKEITADDLKGFQDEVQTETDKHISQLEGLAKDKEKEIMEV, from the coding sequence ATGTCAACAGCAATCATTTCTGATGCAAAAAGCAAAATGGCACATGCAGTACAGGCTTTCTCCAGACAGCTGGCGACTGTACGTGCAGGACGTGCGAATCCTTCTCTTTTGGATAGTGTATATGCAGATTATTATGGTGCTTCCACACCGTTGAACCAGTTAGCAAGTATCACTGCTCCAGAAGCACGTATGCTTGTTATCACACCTTACGATAAAACGGCAATCTCCGATATCGAGAAAGCTATCCAAAAGGCTGATCTTGGACTATCTCCTTCCAGTGACGGTAATGTAATCCGTCTCAGCATCCCTGCTCTGACAGAAGAGCGAAGAAAGGATTTAGTGAAAGTCGTTTCTAAATACTTGGAAGAGGCGAAAGTTCAAATTCGTAATATTCGCCGTGACAGCAACGATCAATTGAAGAAAGCTGAAAAGAATAAAGAGATCACAGCGGATGATTTGAAAGGCTTCCAGGATGAAGTGCAGACGGAAACAGATAAGCACATCAGCCAGCTTGAAGGTCTTGCAAAAGACAAAGAAAAAGAAATAATGGAAGTTTGA
- a CDS encoding proline--tRNA ligase, with protein MRQSKTFIPTLREVPADAEAISHQLLVKGGYIRQTASGIYSYLPLGTRVLRKVEAIIREELDRTGASEMLMPALQPAELWKETGRWKVYGPELMRMHDRNNREFALGPTHEEVTTSLVRDELNSYKKLPLTVYQIQTKYRDEQRPRFGLLRGREFIMKDAYSFHADYESLDEAYETISDAYHRIFKRVGLNFRAVVADSGAMGGKDTHEFMALASVGEDTIAFSDVSDYAANIEMAEVIDQGQKPDAEPLALEKIETPNVKTMQQVADYLGHTLEEGLKAVVFKVDDRLVMVISRGDHEINDIKVKNLYQAQIVELADEAEVKELLGAGFGSLGPINVHEDIDVIADNAVKYVANVTCGANEDGFHFKNVNPERDFQVKQYADLRFIQAGDPSPDGQGTIQFAEGIEVGQVFKLGEFYAEKMQAKFLDEQGKAQNLIMGCYGIGVSRTLAAAVEQHSREGAIVWPKSISPFQVHLISLNPKKDEQRELADRLYERLLEAGVDVLYDDRKERAGVKFADSDLIGIPVRVTVGKLAADGQVEVKFRDTEQEAVSHENDLLDQIAAYL; from the coding sequence ATGCGACAAAGTAAAACATTTATACCAACATTAAGAGAAGTTCCAGCAGATGCAGAGGCGATCAGCCATCAGCTGCTAGTCAAAGGCGGATATATCCGCCAGACTGCTTCTGGAATCTATAGCTATCTGCCGCTCGGCACAAGAGTGCTGCGAAAAGTGGAAGCGATCATCCGTGAGGAGTTGGATCGCACCGGAGCGAGCGAGATGCTCATGCCGGCACTTCAGCCTGCAGAGCTATGGAAAGAGACAGGCCGCTGGAAGGTTTACGGACCTGAACTGATGCGTATGCATGACCGAAACAATCGGGAATTCGCACTAGGTCCTACTCATGAGGAAGTAACGACTAGCTTAGTACGTGATGAATTGAACAGCTACAAGAAATTACCGCTTACGGTATATCAGATCCAGACGAAGTACCGGGATGAACAGCGTCCTCGTTTCGGTCTATTGCGCGGCCGGGAATTTATCATGAAAGATGCATATAGTTTCCATGCGGACTACGAAAGTTTGGATGAAGCCTATGAGACTATCTCTGACGCTTATCATCGCATCTTTAAACGGGTAGGGTTGAATTTCCGAGCAGTAGTGGCTGACTCCGGTGCAATGGGTGGTAAGGATACGCACGAATTCATGGCACTTGCTTCTGTTGGAGAAGATACGATCGCCTTTAGTGATGTATCGGACTATGCTGCCAATATTGAAATGGCAGAAGTAATCGATCAAGGCCAAAAGCCTGATGCCGAACCACTTGCCCTTGAGAAGATCGAGACTCCTAACGTGAAGACAATGCAGCAAGTGGCTGATTATCTTGGTCACACGCTTGAAGAAGGTCTAAAAGCAGTTGTATTCAAAGTGGATGATCGTCTTGTTATGGTTATTTCACGCGGTGATCATGAAATTAACGACATTAAGGTAAAAAACCTTTACCAAGCACAGATTGTCGAACTTGCCGATGAAGCAGAAGTAAAAGAACTGCTTGGCGCCGGGTTTGGTTCTCTAGGTCCAATCAATGTGCATGAAGATATCGACGTTATTGCAGATAACGCTGTTAAATATGTAGCTAATGTAACTTGCGGAGCGAACGAAGATGGCTTCCATTTTAAAAATGTGAACCCAGAACGTGATTTCCAAGTGAAGCAATATGCTGATCTGCGTTTCATCCAAGCAGGTGATCCGTCTCCTGATGGCCAAGGCACAATCCAATTTGCTGAGGGTATCGAAGTAGGACAAGTATTTAAGCTTGGTGAATTCTATGCGGAAAAAATGCAGGCTAAATTCCTTGATGAACAAGGAAAAGCGCAGAACCTAATTATGGGATGTTATGGAATTGGTGTTTCGCGTACACTTGCAGCGGCTGTCGAACAGCATAGCAGGGAAGGTGCGATTGTATGGCCTAAATCCATCAGTCCATTCCAAGTACATCTGATCAGCCTTAACCCGAAAAAAGACGAACAGCGTGAATTGGCTGATCGACTATATGAAAGATTACTTGAAGCGGGCGTCGATGTGTTGTACGATGATCGTAAGGAACGAGCCGGTGTCAAATTCGCAGATAGCGATTTGATTGGTATTCCAGTTCGCGTCACAGTAGGTAAACTTGCCGCTGATGGCCAAGTGGAAGTGAAGTTCCGTGATACAGAACAAGAAGCAGTTTCACATGAGAATGATTTGCTTGATCAAATAGCTGCTTACCTATAA
- a CDS encoding phosphatidate cytidylyltransferase: MKQRLITAVIAGIFFMIFVLLGGAWFEAFIYLIATIAFIELLRMRKIAKYKVPSIVSVLLLWGLLAPDLGMINTMFDLHINKTDILLFSVILLLSYTVLAKNRFTFEDAGFLLITVVYIGFGFLYFIITRNAPDEIIGDHIVTGLSKFIFVLVVIWATDSGAYFFGKAFGKHKLWPTISPNKTIEGGIGGLVLGCIAGIVFQFISPVSSSLLIVAGVCILIAVFGQLGDMVESAFKRHYLVKDSGKILPGHGGILDRFDSMIFVFPILHLIQFI; this comes from the coding sequence ATGAAGCAACGATTGATCACAGCGGTTATTGCAGGCATATTCTTCATGATTTTTGTATTGCTTGGCGGGGCATGGTTCGAAGCGTTCATTTATTTGATCGCGACCATAGCCTTCATCGAGCTGCTGCGTATGCGCAAAATCGCGAAATATAAAGTACCATCCATCGTGAGTGTGCTCCTGCTATGGGGCCTTTTAGCCCCGGATTTGGGCATGATCAACACAATGTTCGATTTACATATCAATAAAACGGACATCCTTTTATTCTCCGTTATCCTTCTCTTGAGCTATACGGTACTGGCAAAGAACCGATTCACTTTCGAAGATGCAGGCTTCCTGCTGATTACAGTAGTGTATATCGGTTTTGGCTTCCTCTATTTCATTATTACGAGGAATGCTCCGGATGAAATAATCGGAGATCATATTGTTACCGGATTGTCCAAGTTCATATTTGTCTTGGTTGTCATTTGGGCAACTGATTCGGGAGCTTATTTCTTCGGAAAAGCTTTCGGTAAACATAAGCTATGGCCTACTATCAGTCCGAACAAAACAATTGAGGGAGGCATAGGCGGCCTCGTTCTCGGCTGTATAGCAGGAATTGTATTCCAGTTTATTTCCCCTGTGAGCAGCTCCCTTTTAATTGTGGCGGGTGTATGTATTCTGATTGCTGTCTTCGGTCAGCTTGGAGATATGGTCGAATCTGCTTTCAAACGTCATTATCTTGTAAAAGATTCTGGGAAAATCCTGCCGGGACACGGCGGAATTTTGGATCGTTTCGACAGTATGATTTTTGTTTTCCCAATCCTGCATTTAATTCAATTCATTTAA
- the dxr gene encoding 1-deoxy-D-xylulose-5-phosphate reductoisomerase, with protein MKTIALLGATGSIGLQTLDVIRNHPEAFRLHSMAFGRNIEKAMPLIKEFEPAVVVVQDEQTKEKLHQTLPNAEILVGSAGMVAISSAGEVDVVVNAVLGSIGLEATLEAIRAKKQVAFANKETLVSAGHLVMAEAKKHGVNLLPVDSEHAAIFQCLNGEKLEDVNKLIITASGGSFRDKTRDELKHVTLEDALRHPNWSMGQKITIDSATMMNKGLEVIEAHWLFGIDYDDIEVVQHRESIIHSMVEYKDYSVIAQLGTPDMRVPIQYALTYPERLDLAVSKRLNLVEIGKLHFEEMSMERFPCLRMAYEAGRAGGTATTVLNAANEEAVALFLAGKISFLTIEDYVARALDAHAYESFPSLETIMETDRLTRSQVRSYIQ; from the coding sequence ATGAAAACAATCGCATTATTAGGTGCAACCGGTTCGATCGGTCTGCAGACATTGGATGTCATCCGCAACCATCCGGAGGCATTTCGGCTGCACAGTATGGCATTTGGCCGTAACATTGAAAAAGCGATGCCGCTTATCAAGGAATTCGAGCCTGCTGTAGTAGTTGTACAGGACGAACAGACCAAAGAGAAACTTCATCAGACACTTCCGAATGCAGAAATACTGGTTGGTTCCGCTGGAATGGTAGCAATTTCATCAGCAGGTGAAGTGGATGTCGTCGTAAATGCAGTCCTTGGCAGTATCGGACTGGAAGCGACGCTCGAAGCAATACGTGCCAAGAAGCAAGTCGCATTCGCGAATAAGGAGACGCTTGTGTCAGCCGGACACCTTGTAATGGCTGAAGCAAAGAAACATGGTGTCAATCTGCTTCCGGTAGATAGTGAGCATGCTGCAATATTCCAATGTCTGAATGGAGAGAAGCTTGAGGATGTGAATAAGCTGATCATTACTGCTTCTGGAGGCAGTTTCCGTGATAAAACAAGAGATGAGCTCAAGCATGTAACATTGGAGGACGCTCTGCGCCATCCGAACTGGAGCATGGGACAAAAAATAACCATCGATTCTGCAACAATGATGAACAAGGGCTTGGAAGTCATCGAAGCACATTGGCTATTCGGTATCGATTATGATGATATCGAGGTTGTCCAGCACCGCGAGAGTATCATCCATTCCATGGTAGAGTACAAGGATTACAGTGTCATCGCCCAGCTTGGTACACCTGATATGCGGGTTCCGATCCAGTACGCCCTTACCTACCCTGAAAGACTTGATTTAGCAGTTTCAAAAAGGTTAAACTTAGTGGAAATAGGCAAACTCCACTTTGAAGAAATGAGTATGGAACGATTCCCTTGTTTGCGTATGGCATACGAAGCAGGCAGAGCCGGCGGCACTGCTACTACCGTATTGAATGCTGCAAATGAGGAGGCTGTGGCCCTGTTTCTTGCGGGAAAGATCTCTTTCCTGACAATCGAGGATTATGTAGCACGCGCATTAGATGCACATGCCTATGAATCTTTCCCTTCTTTGGAAACAATCATGGAAACAGATCGTCTCACGCGGAGTCAAGTGAGGTCCTATATCCAATAA
- the rseP gene encoding RIP metalloprotease RseP, with amino-acid sequence MTTIIAFILVFGLLVFVHELGHLIFAKRAGMLAREFAIGFGPKIFSWMKNETLYTIRLLPIGGYVRVAGEDPEIVELKPGHHIGLEFNDKQEVTKIIVNNKSKHPYARVIEVESADLDHNLMIYGYEIGEEERLSFPVHEKAMYVMDETETQIAPYNRQFASKNKRQRAMQLFAGPMMNFLLALVLFFILALIQGVPADNAAVGTVQDGSAAQEAGIQSGDEITAIDGTPVQTWEEFTTIVRENPEKELEATIVRDGQEQQLMMTPALVENGDQKIGQIGVTLAMEKSFLGAIPYTFQQTWEFGTMIITNLGQLITGQLSIDALSGPVGIYDATDQVVKTGLINLIQWTALLSVNLGIVNLVPLPALDGGRLLFIGVEALRGKPVEPQKEAVVHFIGFALLMLLMIVVTWNDIQRLFL; translated from the coding sequence GTGACAACTATTATTGCGTTTATCCTAGTGTTCGGACTGCTCGTTTTCGTGCACGAACTCGGACATTTGATTTTTGCGAAGCGAGCCGGCATGCTAGCTCGTGAATTCGCCATCGGTTTTGGACCGAAGATCTTTTCCTGGATGAAGAATGAGACACTTTACACAATCAGACTTCTTCCGATTGGGGGATATGTCCGCGTTGCCGGTGAAGATCCGGAGATCGTGGAATTAAAGCCTGGTCATCATATCGGTCTAGAATTCAATGACAAACAGGAAGTAACGAAGATTATCGTCAATAATAAATCCAAGCATCCGTATGCACGTGTCATTGAAGTTGAAAGTGCGGATTTGGACCATAACCTAATGATATATGGTTATGAAATAGGGGAGGAAGAACGACTGTCTTTCCCTGTCCACGAAAAGGCTATGTACGTGATGGACGAGACAGAAACACAAATCGCTCCGTATAACCGCCAATTCGCTTCAAAGAACAAGCGCCAGCGGGCGATGCAATTGTTTGCCGGTCCAATGATGAATTTCCTGCTCGCACTTGTGCTGTTTTTCATCCTGGCCCTGATACAGGGGGTGCCAGCTGATAATGCAGCTGTAGGTACTGTTCAAGACGGTTCTGCAGCACAAGAAGCTGGAATCCAATCAGGTGATGAAATTACAGCAATCGATGGTACACCTGTACAAACTTGGGAAGAATTCACGACTATTGTTCGAGAGAACCCTGAAAAAGAGCTTGAGGCAACAATCGTACGGGACGGCCAGGAACAGCAGCTGATGATGACTCCTGCACTTGTGGAAAATGGCGATCAGAAAATTGGTCAGATCGGTGTAACACTCGCAATGGAGAAGAGTTTCTTAGGAGCGATTCCTTATACTTTCCAGCAAACATGGGAATTCGGAACGATGATCATAACCAATTTGGGACAGCTCATAACTGGTCAGCTTAGTATCGATGCGCTTTCCGGCCCAGTTGGTATATATGATGCGACAGATCAAGTAGTAAAAACGGGATTGATCAATTTGATCCAGTGGACAGCACTGCTCAGTGTCAATCTTGGTATCGTTAACCTCGTCCCGCTACCCGCACTTGACGGAGGACGTTTGTTGTTCATCGGTGTGGAAGCATTGAGAGGTAAGCCAGTTGAACCACAAAAAGAGGCAGTGGTCCATTTCATTGGGTTCGCTCTGCTTATGCTTTTGATGATCGTGGTCACCTGGAATGATATACAGCGGCTATTTTTATGA
- the pyrH gene encoding UMP kinase: MTTARYKRIVLKLSGEALSGQVGYGIEPSVIRSIAEQVKEVAEMGVEVAVVVGGGNIWRGKVGSEMGMDRANADYMGMLATVMNSLALQDSLENLGIPTRVQTSIEMRQVAEPYIRRKAIRHLEKKRVVIFAAGTGNPYFSTDTTAALRAAEIEAEVILMAKNNVDGVYNADPKLVADAVKYDSLTYLDVLNEGLGVMDATASSLCMDNDIPLLVFSISEKGNIKRAVSGENIGTIIRGNK; encoded by the coding sequence GGTATTGAACCTTCCGTCATCCGTTCCATTGCAGAACAAGTAAAAGAAGTAGCCGAAATGGGAGTAGAAGTTGCAGTCGTCGTAGGCGGCGGTAACATCTGGCGCGGAAAAGTCGGCAGCGAAATGGGAATGGACCGTGCAAATGCTGACTATATGGGTATGCTGGCAACAGTGATGAACTCACTAGCGTTACAGGATAGCTTAGAGAACTTAGGTATTCCGACAAGAGTGCAGACATCTATTGAAATGCGCCAGGTAGCTGAGCCTTATATCCGACGCAAGGCGATTCGTCACCTTGAAAAAAAACGTGTCGTCATCTTTGCAGCTGGTACAGGAAACCCTTACTTCTCGACTGATACGACAGCAGCCTTAAGAGCAGCTGAGATCGAAGCTGAAGTAATCCTGATGGCAAAGAATAATGTTGATGGCGTGTACAATGCAGATCCTAAATTGGTAGCAGACGCTGTGAAGTATGACTCCCTGACTTATTTGGATGTCCTGAATGAAGGACTTGGAGTCATGGATGCGACAGCTTCCTCTCTATGTATGGATAATGATATCCCGCTACTTGTGTTCTCTATCAGCGAAAAAGGAAACATTAAAAGAGCAGTTTCCGGTGAGAATATCGGAACAATTATAAGGGGGAATAAATAA